A region of Lycium barbarum isolate Lr01 chromosome 3, ASM1917538v2, whole genome shotgun sequence DNA encodes the following proteins:
- the LOC132633557 gene encoding pectinesterase/pectinesterase inhibitor U1, which produces MTRVKEFFAGILDSGKNIDFSKRKKKLYLAIVASVLLVAAVIGVVAGVKFRSNNSDDHAEIQAISSAAHSIVKSACSNTLHPEFCYSTIVNATGFSKKVTSQKDVIELSLNITVKAVRHNFYAVKELIKTRKGLTPREKVALHDCLETIDETLDELHTAVDDLELYPNKKSLKAHADDLKTLISSAITNQETCLDGFSHAKADKKVRKVLLKGQKHVEKMCSNALAMICNMTNTDIANEMKLKGTTSNRKLVEDNGEWPEWLSAGDRRLLQSSTVTPDVVVAVDGSGNFKTVSEAVARAPEKSSKRYVIRIKAGVYRENVEIPKKKTNIMFMGDGRTNTIITASRNVKDGSTTFHSATVAAVGERFLARDITFQNTAGAAKHQAVALRVGSDLSAFYRCDILAYQDTLYVHSNRQFFVGCLIAGTVDFIFGNGAAVLQDCDIHARRPGSGQKNMVTAQGRTDPNQNTGIVIHKCRIGATSDLRPVQTSFPTYLGRPWKAYSRTVIMQSSITDVIQPAGWFEWDGNFALSTLFYGEYANTGAGAGTSGRVKWTGYKVITSATEAQAYTPGSFIAGGSWLGSTGFPFSLGL; this is translated from the exons ATGACACGTGTCAAAGAATTCTTCGCCGGAATTTTGGATTCCGGCAAGAACATTGATTTTTCCAAAAGGAAGAAGAAACTCTACTTAGCCATTGTTGCCTCAGTGCTACTAGTTGCTGCAGTTATCGGAGTAGTTGCCGGAGTAAAATTCCGTTCAAATAACTCCGATGACCATGCAGAAATACAAGCCATTTCATCTGCAGCTCATTCCATTGTAAAATCTGCGTGTAGCAACACTCTACACCCTGAATTTTGTTACTCTACAATTGTGAATGCTACTGGCTTCTCAAAAAAAGTAACTAGCCAAAAAGATGTGATTGAATTGTCCTTGAACATCACTGTCAAGGCTGTTCGACACAACTTCTATGCAGTCAAGGAACTCATCAAAACTAGAAAAG GTTTAACCCCACGAGAAAAGGTTGCATTGCACGACTGCCTGGAGACAATTGACGAGACACTCGACGAGCTCCACACTGCCGTAGATGATCTCGAACTATATCCCAACAAGAAGTCTCTAAAAGCACACGCAGATGACCTCAAAACTCTAATAAGTTCCGCAATTACAAACCAAGAGACTTGCCTTGACGGTTTCTCTCACGCGAAAGCAGATAAAAAGGTCCGCAAGGTTTTGCTTAAAGGTCAAAAACACGTTGAAAAAATGTGCAGTAATGCTTTAGCTATGATCTGTAACATGACCAACACAGACATTGCAAATGAGATGAAATTAAAGGGCACTACCAGTAACAGGAAGTTAGTTGAGGATAACGGCGAGTGGCCGGAGTGGTTGTCCGCCGGCGACAGAAG GTTGTTGCAGTCGTCGACGGTGACGCCTGACGTGGTTGTGGCGGTGGATGGAAGTGGAAATTTCAAAACGGTGTCGGAGGCGGTAGCGAGAGCGCCGGAGAAAAGTAGTAAGAGGTATGTGATTAGGATAAAGGCTGGTGTTTACAGGGAAAATGTGGAGATACCAAAGAAGAAGACAAATATTATGTTTATGGGAGATGGCAGAACCAATACAATTATTACCGCAAGTAGGAATGTGAAAGATGGTAGCACTACCTTCCATTCTGCTACAGTTG CCGCGGTGGGGGAGAGATTCTTAGCCCGCGACATAACATTCCAAAACACAGCAGGGGCCGCGAAGCACCAAGCCGTGGCACTTCGCGTGGGTTCTGATTTGTCCGCATTTTATAGATGTGACATATTAGCCTATCAAGACACCCTTTACGTCCACTCCAATCGTCAGTTCTTTGTAGGGTGTTTAATTGCTGGGACCGTTGATTTTATTTTCGGCAATGGGGCTGCTGTTTTACAAGACTGTGATATTCACGCGAGGCGTCCTGGTTCGGGCCAGAAGAACATGGTCACAGCCCAAGGAAGAACTGACCCAAACCAGAACACAGGAATTGTTATCCATAAATGTAGAATTGGTGCAACGTCTGATTTGAGACCGGTTCAGACGAGTTTCCCTACATATCTAGGAAGGCCGTGGAAAGCATATTCTAGGACTGTGATCATGCAATCGTCGATCACTGACGTAATTCAGCCTGCCGGGTGGTTTGAATGGGATGGAAATTTTGCACTGAGTACTTTGTTTTATGGGGAGTATGCAAATACTGGGGCAGGTGCAGGGACATCAGGAAGAGTTAAATGGACAGGGTATAAGGTTATTACAAGTGCTACGGAAGCACAAGCTTATACTCCTGGAAGCTTCATTGCTGGAGGTAGTTGGTTGGGCTCCACTGGCTTCCCTTTTTCTCTTGGTTTATAA
- the LOC132633554 gene encoding alanine aminotransferase 2-like — MRRFVADKAKHLINKTRTTCSSPSTTTKVLQRGTASTSPSSSQSVVRFLSTDSMGSDYSSTPLTLNNVNPKVLKCEYAVRGEIVNLAQKLQQDLKENPDSHPFDEILYCNIGNPQSLGQQPVTFFREVLALCDHPLILDKSETQGLFSADSIERAFQILDQIPGRATGAYSHSQGIKGLRDTIASGIEARDGFPADPNDIFLTDGASPAVHMMMQLLIGSANDGIFCPLPQYPLYSASITLHGGTLVPYYLDEETGWGLEVSELENQLKTAKSKGINVRALVVINPGNPTGQVLAEANQREIVEFCKKEGLVLLADEVYQENVYVPEKQFHSFKKIARSMGFGEKDISLVSFQSVSKGFYGECGKRGGYMEVTGFSPEIREQIYKVASVNLCSNISGQILASLVMSPPKVGDESYVSFAAEKEGILSSLARRAKTLEDAFNSLEGITCNKAEGAMYLFPRINLPDKAIKAAEEAKTAPDAFYAKCLLNATGIVVVPGSGFGQRPGTWHFRCTILPQEEKIPAIVSRLTEFHKQFMDEFRG, encoded by the exons ATGCGAAGATTCGTAGCTGATAAAGCCAAACATCTCATTAATAAGACCAGGACCACCTGTTCTTCTCCTAGTACCACTACAAAAGTGTTACAGCGAGGCACAGCTTCCACATCACCCTCTTCTTCTCAATCTGTTGTTCGTTTTTTGTCGACTGATTCAATGGGTTCAGATTATTCATCTACTCCGCTTACTCTTAATAACGTTAATCCAAAG GTTTTGAAATGTGAGTATGCTGTCCGTGGAGAAATAGTCAACCTTGCTCAG AAATTACAGCAAGACCTCAAGGAGAATCCAGACTCTCATCCCTTTGATGAG ATCTTATACTGCAATATTGGAAATCCTCAGTCCCTGGGTCAGCAGCCTGTTACTTTCTTTAGGGAG GTCCTTGCATTGTGTGACCATCCACTTATTTTGGACAAAAGTGAAACACAAGGTTTGTTCAG TGCGGATTCAATAGAACGAGCTTTCCAGATCCTCGATCAAATTCCTGGTAGAGCAACAGGTGCATACAGCCACAGTCAG GGCATCAAAGGATTACGCGATACAATTGCATCTGGTATTGAAGCTCGTGATGGATTCCCTGCTGATCCAAATGATATTTTCTTGACTGATGGTGCAAGTCCAGCG GTTCACATGATGATGCAGTTGCTCATTGGGTCAGCGAATGACGGAATTTTCTGTCCCCTCCCCCAATATCCTCTTTATTCCGCTTCAATTACCCTCCATGGTGGCACTCTC gtTCCTTATTATCTTGATGAGGAAACAGGATGGGGACTTGAGGTCTCAGAGCTTGAGAATCAGCTGAAAACTGCAAAATCCAAGGGTATTAACGTTAGGGCTTTGGTTGTGATCAATCCAGGCAACCCAACTGGGCAG GTTCTTGCAGAGGCCAACCAACGAGAAATTGTGGAATTCTGCAAGAAAGAAGGCCTCGTTCTTCTAGCGGACGAA GTGTATCAGGAAAATGTTTATGTGCCTGAGAAGCAGTTCCACTCATTTAAGAAAATTGCGCGCTCAATGGGATTTGGAGAAAAGGACATCTCTTTAGTTTCTTTTCAGTCTGTGTCGAAAG GATTTTATGGTGAGTGTGGGAAGCGAGGAGGTTACATGGAGGTTACTGGATTTAGCCCTGAGATAAGGGAACAGATATACAAAGTGGCATCTGTCAATCTGTGTTCCAACATTTCTGGTCAAATTCTTGCAAGCCTCGTCATGAGCCCCCCAAAG GTGGGTGATGAATCATACGTGTCTTTTGCTGCTGAGAAAGAAGGGATACTCTCATCCTTGGCAAGGCGTGCAAAG ACACTAGAAGATGCATTCAACAGTTTGGAGGGAATAACATGCAATAAAGCAGAGGGCGCAATGTATCTGTTTCCACGTATTAACTTACCTGACAAAGCAATAAAAGCAGCAGAAGAAGCTAAAACTGCACCAGATGCCTTTTATGCTAAGTGTCTCCTTAATGCCACTGGAATTGTTGTTGTCCCAGGCTCTGGATTTGGCCAG CGTCCTGGAACGTGGCATTTTAGGTGCACAATATTACCGCAAGAAGAGAAGATACCAGCTATTGTATCTCGTCTTACAGAATTCCATAAGCAGTTCATGGATGAATTCCGCGGCTAA
- the LOC132633556 gene encoding LOW QUALITY PROTEIN: pectinesterase 3 (The sequence of the model RefSeq protein was modified relative to this genomic sequence to represent the inferred CDS: inserted 1 base in 1 codon): MDTIKSFKGYGKVDEVEEQAFRKKTRKRFIILIVSAILLLTAVIGIVIGTVVHKNNDNSKQIPSTAQSIETICSITEYKDSCLSSLSSSNITDPEALFVFSLKXAMDSVTNLSSVPKNWSKLTKDPKVQSALKVCETVFEDAMDKLNESVSSVKLNEAQKLLSGPKIDDLKTWLSSSLTDQETCLDALEEMNATFMNDVKLLMKNSTEYTSNSLAIVANILGILGKYNIPIHRKLLSNGFPEWVGSGDRRLMQEVNPKPDVTVASDGSGDVMTIGEAVKRVPKKNKTRFVIHVKEGVYVETVRMDKSLWNVMMYGDGKTKTIISGSLNFIDGTPTFETATFAVAGRGFIARDIAFKNTAGAAKHQAVAMRSGSDQSVFYRCSFDGFQDTLYAHSNRQFYRECDITGTIDFIFGNAAVVFQSCKIQPRQPLRNQFVTITAQGKKDPNQNSAMSIQKCDLSPLDDLTAPTYLGRPWKEYSTTVIMQSNIAAFLHPVGWIEWVKGVEPASTIFYAEYANTGPGASVVQRVKWAGYKSSITPAQAAQYTVPALIQGDTWLPATAVVFDSTL; this comes from the exons ATGGATACAATCAAGTCTTTCAAAGGCTATGGAAAAGTAGACGAGGTTGAAGAACAAGCATTCAGGAAAAAAACCCGTAAACGTTTTATTATCCTCATTGTCTCTGCCATTCTACTCCTCACTGCAGTAATAGGCATAGTTATTGGTACTGTTGTTCACAAAAACAATGACAATTCCAAGCAAATCCCTTCAACAGCCCAATCCATCGAAACTATCTGTAGCATAACTGAATACAAAGATTCGTGCTTGTCAAGCTTATCATCCTCAAATATCACTGATCCAGAAGCACTATTCGTGTTTTCTTTAA TCGCAATGGATTCCGTCACAAATCTATCTTCAGTACCAAAAAATTGGTCCAAATTGACTAAGGATCCCAAAGTACAAAGCGCATTGAAAGTATGCGAGACTGTATTTGAGGATGCAATGGATAAGCTTAACGAATCTGTTTCATCAGTGAAACTGAATGAAGCGCAAAAACTTCTTTCAGGACCAAAAATTGATGACCTGAAAACTTGGTTGAGCTCATCACTTACAGATCAAGAAACATGCTTGGATGCACTCGAAGAAATGAATGCCACATTTATGAATGATGTCAAGCTTTTAATGAAGAATTCGACTGAATATACCAGCAACAGTTTGGCTATTGTAGCTAACATTTTGGGAATTCTAG GTAAATACAACATTCCAATTCACCGGAAATTGCTGAGCAATGGGTTCCCGGAATGGGTGGGGTCGGGTGACAGGAGACTTATGCAAGAGGTTAACCCGAAACCGGATGTGACAGTGGCGAGTGATGGATCAGGAGATGTTATGACTATTGGAGAGGCAGTGAAAAGAGTGCCTAAAAAGAATAAAACAAGATTTGTGATACATGTAAAGGAAGGTGTATATGTTGAGACTGTAAGAATGGATAAGTCTCTTTGGAATGTTATGATGTATGGAGATGGTAAAACTAAGACTATTATTTCCGGCAGCTTGAATTTCATTGATGGAACTCCGACTTTTGAGACGGCCACATTTG CTGTTGCTGGTAGGGGCTTCATTGCCAGAGACATAGCATTCAAGAACACAGCTGGAGCAGCAAAGCACCAGGCCGTAGCCATGCGATCAGGGTCTGATCAATCTGTATTTTATCGATGCTCCTTCGATGGCTTCCAGGACACCCTATATGCTCACTCCAATCGTCAGTTTTACCGCGAATGTGACATTACAGGCACAATTGATTTCATCTTTGGTAACGCCGCGGTTGTTTTCCAAAGTTGTAAAATCCAGCCTAGACAGCCACTACGTAATCAGTTTGTCACAATTACGGCCCAAGGAAAAAAAGACCCAAATCAGAATTCAGCCATGTCTATTCAAAAATGTGATCTGTCACCATTGGATGATCTCACAGCTCCAACATACTTGGGCAGGCCCTGGAAGGAATACTCCACTACAGTCATTATGCAGTCCAATATTGCTGCTTTTTTGCATCCTGTTGGTTGGATTGAATGGGTAAAAGGTGTAGAGCCAGCCAGTACAATTTTCTATGCCGAGTACGCGAACACTGGGCCAGGTGCATCTGTGGTCCAAAGGGTTAAATGGGCCGGGTATAAGTCCAGCATTACACCAGCTCAGGCGGCCCAGTATACCGTACCGGCTCTGATTCAAGGCGATACTTGGTTACCAGCAACGGCTGTGGTGTTTGATTCCACCTTATAG